Genomic DNA from Trichoderma asperellum chromosome 5, complete sequence:
TTCGATAGAATATTCTCACCTTCTTGATATCAGCGACCTCCTTAGGCATTTTGGCGGTATTTGATCGGCTCTGTGAGACGGGTTCGTTGGCAACAGAGAGTACGAAATTTACGATTGGAGATAGTATGCTGGATTTTTGGCAACAAATTATTTTTGTGCGCCCGCTTCGCGGGGGGTGGACGCACGGGCCAGTAAACCCATTAGCCACAATTTTAGCagtggctgtggctggtgaTTGTGGCTAGTGAGTGTGGCGACGAGCGTGCGTGGTCTAAGTGGCTTTCGCTTTGAAGGACAAGAATCAGGACACATTCCGTCAATGCAAAGTGGCCAAGCAAGGCAAACTTgcgttttctttgctttctcaTCGATATATAACTTCGAGATCTCTTTCGACAATTTTCAATTTTGCGCGTTTGAGGCAGGTTGTGTGCGTGATCCAAATCTCTACGTCATCTCAAGATGTCTACTCCGCTAGACAATGCGATGAGATCCAAGGTGAGCTGAGCTCTGTAAGACACCTAGCGAGTCCTCGATTTCTAACAAAATCACAGAATCTACTGCTTGGTATGTCCAAATTGAAGCGACATATTCTCCTCTAATTGTAGCTTTTATTCTAACAGCAAACAAAGCCTTTGGAGCTGCAGTCAccgcggcagcagcttggACCATCTTTGGCGGGGACATTTTTCCTGCTCAAGAAGACCCCAAAGGCGATCCAGAAACGTGGACCAGAGAAGAGATGCGAAGATGGCTAGCCGCAGTAAGACTTTCTAATTTCTATTCTtcccttttgttttgttctCTATTGTTTTGTTCTCTACTCCAAAGTAGATGTGCAATACCAGGCTAATTTAGGTTCTCTGTTTCTAGAGAAACCTCTTTCCGCATAAGAAGGATACCCgggaggagctgctcgcCAGGGTATTGGCGAATATGAGGCATCCCAGGACATGATTACGTTTTTCTTGATACCCCttgtctttgttttgtttgttgaaatttcttctccctcattaatttga
This window encodes:
- a CDS encoding uncharacterized protein (EggNog:ENOG41) → MSTPLDNAMRSKNLLLAFGAAVTAAAAWTIFGGDIFPAQEDPKGDPETWTREEMRRWLAARNLFPHKKDTREELLARVLANMRHPRT